The Methanobacterium sp. genome contains the following window.
GCAATATAACTGCACATGGTACATCCGCCAGTCTTGGAGAGTGCATGAGCACATCCCGGGGTGGGTAGAATGATGAAAATAGCATTACCTTTTCCAGAGTAGAGTATATCATCTCCGGTCCAGC
Protein-coding sequences here:
- a CDS encoding TIGR01210 family radical SAM protein, whose product is MEIQDLNQKIRKKYLNYMDPKSAQELSSSWTGDDILYSGKGNAIFIILPTPGCAHALSKTGGCTMCSYIA